The genomic DNA TCGCCGCTGGAACTGACCGAGGCCATGCTCGACGCCATCGACGCCCATGAGTTCGCCCCGCGCATCTACGCCCGCCTCACCCGCAAGCGCGCCATCGCGGAGGCCCGTGCCGCAGAGGCGCGCGCCCGCGCCGGCACCCGCCGGGGCCTGCTCGACGGGGTGCCGATCAGCTGGAAAGACCTGTTCGACACGGCGGGCGTGGCCACCGAAAGCGGCTCGGCGCTGCTTGCAGGCCGCACGCCTGATCGTGACGCGCTGGTGCTGGCCCGCGCCGCCGCCGCAGGCCTCGTCTGCCTCGGCAAGACCCACCAGACAGAGCTGGCCTTCTCCGGTCTCGGGCTCAACCCCGTCACCCAAAGCCCGCCCTGCGTGAACGACCATGACGCCGTGTCGGGCGGTTCCTCCTCGGGCGCGGCCACCTCGGTGGCCTTCGGGCTGGCGGCGGCGGGCATCGGCTCAGACACCGGTGGCTCTGTGCGCACCCCGGCCGCGTGGAACGACCTCGTCGGGCTGAAAACCACCCATGGCCGCCTGCCCCTCACCGGCACCGTCCCGCTCGCCGCCAGTTTTGATACCATCGGCCCGCTCACCCGCACCGTCGAAGACGCCGCCGAACTGCTCGCCGTGATGGAAGCAGGCCGCGCGCCCGACCTGCGGGAGGCCACGCTCACCGGCACTCGCCTGATGGTGCTCGAAACCGTCGCGCTGGATGAGCTCTCCGGCCCCGCCGCCGCCGGGTTCAACAGCGCCGTTCAACGGCTTCAGGCTGCCGGGGCGCTGGTGCAGCGCCGCAAGCTGCCCTTTGTCGCAGAGGCCATGGCACTGGCGGGGCCGCTCTACGCGCCAGAGGCCTATGCCACATGGATGGATGAGATCGAGGCCGCGCCCGACAAGATGTATCCGCCGGTGCTGGCGCGCTTTCGGGGTGGGCGCGAGGTGCCCGCAACCGCGCATATCGCCGCCTGGCAGGCCCTGCACCGCCACCGGGCCGCATGGGCCGAGGCCGTGGCAGGCTTTGATGCGGTGCTCATCCCCTCGGTCGCCAACATGCCGCCCAAGCAGGCCGATGTGCTGGCCGACGAGGCGTTGTTTACCTCCGAAAACCTGCTCGC from Oceanicola sp. D3 includes the following:
- a CDS encoding amidase, which translates into the protein MDWHGTSASNLGRAIGRGEISPLELTEAMLDAIDAHEFAPRIYARLTRKRAIAEARAAEARARAGTRRGLLDGVPISWKDLFDTAGVATESGSALLAGRTPDRDALVLARAAAAGLVCLGKTHQTELAFSGLGLNPVTQSPPCVNDHDAVSGGSSSGAATSVAFGLAAAGIGSDTGGSVRTPAAWNDLVGLKTTHGRLPLTGTVPLAASFDTIGPLTRTVEDAAELLAVMEAGRAPDLREATLTGTRLMVLETVALDELSGPAAAGFNSAVQRLQAAGALVQRRKLPFVAEAMALAGPLYAPEAYATWMDEIEAAPDKMYPPVLARFRGGREVPATAHIAAWQALHRHRAAWAEAVAGFDAVLIPSVANMPPKQADVLADEALFTSENLLALRNTRIGNLMGLPALTLPTGLPSTGLMLMGTPMGEERLLRLGAAAEKALA